Part of the Corynebacterium efficiens YS-314 genome is shown below.
CCTCTTCGACACTGAACTGGCGGGCCGTCTCGCCGGTTTCGAACTGGTCAACCTCGCAGCCATGGTGGAACAGATCTTCGATCTTCACCTGCTCAAGGGCCACGGCGCCGAGGACTGGTCGAAACGCCCCCTCCCGGAGGAGTGGCTGAACTATGCCGCCCTGGATGTGGAGATGCTGCTCGAACTCGCTGATGTCATGGCCGAGATCCTGGATAACCAGGGCAAACTGGACTGGGCGGAACAGGAATTCGAACACATCCGCACCCAGTTCGCCGATGTCACCGAGGCACCCACCCTCAGCTGGACTGATATGAAGGGTGTGGGCACCCTGAAACGTCCGGAACAACTAGTCGTGGCCCGCGAGATGTGGATGGCCCGCGACAGCATCGCAGCCGCCCGTGATCTCGCAGCCGGAAAGGTGCTGTCCAACAAGGTCATCGTGGAAACCGCCCGCACACTGCCCAGAACATTCGGGGATCTGGCGCGGGTGAAGGGCTTCCCCGGTAGGAATACAGGGACGGTGAAGCGGTGGATGCGTGTGATCAACCGGGCGCTGGCCTCGCCGAGACACACCTGGCCACGACCGCAGCCCCGCCCCGATGGTGTCCCCGACCGCCGATACTGGAGCTCCTTCCATCCGGAGGAGTACGAGATCCTGCAGGGAATCCGCGCGGACATTGATGATCTCGGAGC
Proteins encoded:
- a CDS encoding HRDC domain-containing protein, giving the protein MASDLLQPRDGTPPLLTTPAQFEAAADVLAGGSGPFAIDTERASGFRYDDRAFLIQIRRRGAGTLLFDPESHRPELSRSLGPVLNGQEWIIHAAATDLPSLAWLDLHPGTLFDTELAGRLAGFELVNLAAMVEQIFDLHLLKGHGAEDWSKRPLPEEWLNYAALDVEMLLELADVMAEILDNQGKLDWAEQEFEHIRTQFADVTEAPTLSWTDMKGVGTLKRPEQLVVAREMWMARDSIAAARDLAAGKVLSNKVIVETARTLPRTFGDLARVKGFPGRNTGTVKRWMRVINRALASPRHTWPRPQPRPDGVPDRRYWSSFHPEEYEILQGIRADIDDLGAELNIPGENILQPAALRAVVWMSTNTGEVHDQDSLMGALRDYGVRPWQVEQVSPILINALLRGDRRG